Within the Desulfovibrio oxyclinae DSM 11498 genome, the region CCCAGATCGAACAGCAGGTGCTGACCTACGTGCAGGGCCCCGCGCTCCTGTCCGTGCTCGACGACCGCGACAACGACCCCATCGCCGACCGCAAGAACGTGGGCGACGTGACCGTGTTCCCGGCCAAGAAGGACGGCAAGCTCGTGGGTGTGGCCCTTGAAGCCTTCGCTCCCGGCTACTCCGGAGATATCGGCGTCATGGTCGGCTTCAGCGTGGAACAGGACGAACTGCTCGGCATCGGCATCACCACCCAGACCGAAACGCCCGGCCTCGGAACCCGCATCATGAAGCCTTCCTTCACCAAGCAGTTCCAGGGCCACGGCCTTGAGAGCATGGAGCTTGCCTCCAAGGACGGCGACATCGACGGCATCTCCGGTGCCACCTATTCCGCTGCCGGTACGGTGGATGCGGTGCGCAAGGCCATCGAGGTCTATGAAGGCATCAAGCCCGAAATCCTCAAGATCTGGCAGACTTCCTAGGAGGGAGCACCATGAGCAATATAACCAAGGAATTCGTCAAGGGCCTGTGGGCCGAGCTGCCGCCGTTCCGGGTGCTCCTCGGACTGTGCCCCGTGCTGGCTGTCACCGCCACCGCGGAGAACGGCTTCGGCATGGGCATGGCGGTCATCTTCGTGCTGGTCATGTCCAACCTGATCATCTCCAGCATCAGGAAGATCATTCCGGGCAAGGTCCGCATCGCCTGCTTCATCGTCGTCACCGCCTCGCTGGTTGTCACGGTAGAGCTGCTCATGCAGGCGTATGCCTACCCGCTGTATCAGAAGCTCGGCATCTTCGTGCCGCTGATCGTCGTGAACTGTCTGATTCTTGGACGGGCGGAAGCGTTCGCCTCCAAGAATCCCGTGCTGCCGTCCATCGCGGACGCGCTCGGCATGGGCATCGGGTTCATGGCCTCGCTGACCTTCCTCGGCGCACTGCGCGAGGTGCTCGGCAACGGCACGGTGTTCGGCGTTCCCGTCATGTGGGAGAGCTTCGAGCCCGCGTCCTTCATGGTCAAGGCGCCCGGCGCGTTTGTCGGGCTGGGCATGATTCTGGCGGGCATGAACGTCTTGAACCGCTACCTCAGCCGCAAGAAGGGCGAGAGCGAGCCGGTTTCCCAGAACTCCACCTGCGCCTCCTGCGGGGCGTGCAACTCCTGCAAGTAGGGGAGGGCCAGTAAACCATGGAATACTTCCTGCTTTTCATATCCGCGATATTCATCAACAACATCGTCCTGGTCCAGTACCTCGGCGCGTGCCCCTTCATGGGCACCTCCAAGTCCACGGACGTGGCACTGGGCATGGGTGGCGCGGTCATCTTCGTCACCCTGATGGCCACCGCCATCACCTGGCCCATTCACCAGTACATACTCATTCCCTTCGGCATCGAGTATCTGCAGACCATCGCATTCATTCTGGTCATCGCGTCGCTGGTGCAGTTCGTGGAAATGTTCCTGAAAAAGGTCATTCCGCCGCTTTACAAATCGCTGGGCCTGTTCCTGCCGCTGATCACCACCAACTGCGCCGTCATGGGCGTGGCCA harbors:
- the rsxE gene encoding electron transport complex subunit RsxE, giving the protein MSNITKEFVKGLWAELPPFRVLLGLCPVLAVTATAENGFGMGMAVIFVLVMSNLIISSIRKIIPGKVRIACFIVVTASLVVTVELLMQAYAYPLYQKLGIFVPLIVVNCLILGRAEAFASKNPVLPSIADALGMGIGFMASLTFLGALREVLGNGTVFGVPVMWESFEPASFMVKAPGAFVGLGMILAGMNVLNRYLSRKKGESEPVSQNSTCASCGACNSCK
- a CDS encoding electron transport complex protein RnfA, with translation MEYFLLFISAIFINNIVLVQYLGACPFMGTSKSTDVALGMGGAVIFVTLMATAITWPIHQYILIPFGIEYLQTIAFILVIASLVQFVEMFLKKVIPPLYKSLGLFLPLITTNCAVMGVAIMVQRNGYSFFKSMMYGLASGIGFLIALVIISAIRERLDISPVPAVFRGVPIALIMAGVMSMIFFAFQGMAA
- the rnfG gene encoding RnfABCDGE type electron transport complex subunit G, whose product is MREILHMLVVLSLICATSGAVLVNLKKATKPQIEQQVLTYVQGPALLSVLDDRDNDPIADRKNVGDVTVFPAKKDGKLVGVALEAFAPGYSGDIGVMVGFSVEQDELLGIGITTQTETPGLGTRIMKPSFTKQFQGHGLESMELASKDGDIDGISGATYSAAGTVDAVRKAIEVYEGIKPEILKIWQTS